ACGGGCTGCTGTTTTCAAGTAATGCGAAGAGCTTTTTGCAGTTTGGGAAACTGGTTTTAAACAAAGGGAAACTGAATGGGAAAACTTATTATCAATATGATGATTATTTTCAGCAGATGACCAGTACTTCCCAGAATCTGAATCTTTCCTACGGCTACCTGTGGTGGCTCAATGGGAAAGGTGAGATAAAAGTACCCGGATTTGAAAAGTCTTTCAACCAGTCATTGGTTCCTGATGCTCCTAAAGATATGTTTTCTGCATTGGGTAAAAATGGCCAAATTCTTGATATTATTCCCAGTGAAAATATTATTATTCTAAGAATGGGTGAAAACCCGGATGTATCTGATAGCATTATAAAGTTCCACAAAGAGCTATGGGATAAGATTCTGGAATAAATGAGATTGTCTCAAAAGTAATTTTATTCTACTTTTGGGACAATCTCTGTTTTTTTGGTGGGTATTATCTCAGGAGATCCAGTTCAATGATGTTATTATCCTTTTTTATATCACTTATCTGCCTGGCTTCTCTGTCTTTTTTACCTTTCTCAGAGGTTGCCACTGTTTTCCCTGAATCATCTATTTCTTCAATAACAATACCCTGAGCTATCATTTGTCTCTCACTTTTCATGGGATCGGCACGATAGTCTTTAAAGGCTTTTCTGTATTTTGCTTCATTCACTGTAATCAGAGGGCTATAACGTTCTTTATTTTTGGTACTCTTCCATTCGTATCCTGCCGGAAGTTTTTTATTCCCTTTTAATTCAAATGAATGAGAATGAGTAACATCTTCAAGTTTTACGATCAGTCCGGGAAGTCCATAAAATTTATATGGGCCATCCTGAATAGGGAGATCAGAGGTAAACCAGGCGGTCCATTTTCTTCCTGCAAAGTCACAAACGGCCTTCTGAGTAGTAAGTCCTCCTACTTTTTCTTTATCCGGCAGAATCTTCCAGTCCTGTTTTCTTACATCCTGCACCATATATTCTTCAGCAGACAGATTATTGAAAAAATTCATCGCGTAATTGGGATACATTTTTTCAACCGTGTAGCGTATTTTACCTTTAAATTTAACTGATGACAGGTCTAATTCATTATTCCCTGCCTGAAGCTGCTTTTCCATAACAACTCTCATAAGCGAGTCTGATTCAAAAGAATCTTTACTGTAGAATTTTGATCCTTTAGATGCAACATCAAGAAGCATTATTTCAGTTTCCGCTTTGTCTTTAGCAGTAGAATCAATGATATATTTATACTCATAAATAAATCGCTGGTTCTGAGCGTTCATCACGACTCCCAATAAGAGAGTCAATGTGATGGTTATCAGTTTTTTCATTAGTATTTTAGTTTTGGTTCTCTCCGGAAATATCTCTCACTACTCTGCATGGGTTTCCTACTGCTACTACACTATCCGGAATGTCTTTGGTAACAACGCTTCCCGCACCTACTACAGAATTCTTACCAATAGAAACTCCCGGAAGAACAACAACATTCCCTCCCAGCCAAACATTATCTCCTACGGTAATAGGACGAGCATATTCCAGCCCTTGATTTCTCTGTTTGGCATCCAGCGGATGGCCGGCTGTATAAAAACTGCAATTAGGCCCAATGAAAACATTATCTCCAAACTGAACTTTGGCGCAGTCTAAAATGACAAGGTTGTGATTGGCATAAAAGTTCTCTCCCACTTCTATATTATACCCATAATCACACCAGAATGACGGTTCTATACAGAGGTTTTCTTTGGTACTGCCAAGGATATTTCTAAGCAATTCACTTCTTCTTTGCGCATCAGAATTTTTCAATCCGTTATATTCCACACAGAGATCTTTACAGGCAATGCGTTCCTGGATCAGCTGCTTGTCATAATTGGCATCGTAAAGAAGTCCCGCTGCACATTTTTCCTTTTCTGTCATAAGTTTTATAATTGATAATTATTGGTTTTAAAGCCTTAATGTGTTGTTACTTGAAAGTTAAGAATTTTCTAATAAAAAGATCAGCTGATATTTATCAATCAAATTCCTTTAAATGACTGCCAATATTTCATTCTTTTTCTTGTTTTAATAACAGAAAAAGGATGTCAATCAATGACATCCTGCTGTATAAAAAATGATATAATTTTAATTCACCAGATCCGGTTCAATCGGGTTGTTATCCTTCTGAAGTGCTTCTTTTGTACTCTTTTCCATTTGCCTGAAAACCTGATTGGGATCTGAAATTTCTTTACCGTCTGCAGTCCTTACTTTGAAAACCACTTTGGTATTGCTATCTCCGCCGTTTTTCATCATCAGTTCTCTCATATTTTTGGAAGGATCGTTTACATAAGCTTTCCATGCTTTCTTAAACTGATCTTTGGTCACTTCGATATCTTTTCCGCCAATTCCCAGTACTTTTACATGATCAGGAATCTGCAGGTCTGCTTCTGCATCTGGTGTTTTGATGGTTTTATTACCTGCCAGTGTCATACTGTGGGAACCTGTAGCATCTTCTATTTTCACAATCAACCCTGGAAGTCCGTAAAAAACATAGGGTCCATCCTGAAAAGGAAGATCGGTTGTAAACCATGCTGTCCATTCTCTTCCGCCAAAACTGGTAACTGCTTTCTGAGCATTGTACTCACCTATTTTTTGTTTCTCAGAGGTTATTTTCCATTCCGGTTTTCTGTCTTCTTTTATTTTATATTTATCTGTGGAGATATTTCTGAAAAGATAGGTTTTGAAATCCGGATATTGTTTGGTTACTTTATAAGAAACCTGTCCCGGTTTTTCACGTCTGTTGACACTTATATTTCCACCTCCTGCTTTCAGCTGCTTTTCAAGTTCAGCTTTTCCTATGGAATCTGCCACAAATTTATCCTGACTGTAATAAGTGGAGCCGTTTTTATCAATATCCAGCAGCATTATTTCTTTCTTCACCTCTTCCTTATTATTAGAATCCGGAATAAATTTATATTCGTAAAAAAACCTGTTAATCTGAGCGTTGGCTAACACTCCCAGAAACATAAAAAATAGAATTTTGCTTTTCATAATGAATGATTAAAAAAAAGGCTTTGTCAATATGATATTAACAAAGCCTGATGGAACTTTATTTTTTTGTCTGAATTCTTATTTCGCTTTTCTTAGCGTCTCCTTTCCGCTGATTATTAATCATAACGCTGGATATATCACTTGTATTCAATGAATTAATATCATCTTTAGAGACCTCTCTGCCATCAATATAGTACTTGGACTTCATATCGTCTCCTCCACTTATATTAAATCTTTTTACCCCATTCATGGCAATATTTCCGTTGCCATCTTTTTTGATGAAATCTGCCTGCATTACCATTACTTTGGAAGAACCATTAATCCTTGAGAAATGAATATCCTTAAGGTTTTTCTGGGCTTTCAATCTCATTTTTTCACTTTCTATTCTTGCTTTTGCTCCCTCTATTCTGTAAGCCTCACTTTCTTTTCTGGCTTTATCACCTTCTATCTTTGCTTTTGCACTCTCTATTCTGGCAGCTTCACTTTCTTTTCTGGCTTTATCACTTTCAATCTTTGCTTTTGCACTTTCTCTTCTGTAAGCCTCTCTTTCTCTTATGGCCTTTTCGCCTTCTATACTGGCTTTTGCGCTCTCTATTCTTGCTTTTTCTCCCTCAATTCTGGCTTTCGCCGCCTCCTTCATTGCTTCTTTAGCTTCTTTAAGCGCTTTACGTACTTCTTCTTTTTCTTTACGGCTTAAGTCTTTATACTGAACGGTATTGTTCTTAAAGTATATTACTTTAGGGGTCTTTGGTGCTTTTGCGGCTCCGGGGGCTGCCGGAGGCGCTGGCGAAGCTTCAGGAGAATCAATGTCAACATCTAACTCAGGTATATCCGGTATCTCAATTTCCATATTATCAAGAGCCTTCATCTGGCTTTTCCATTCAGGAGATTTGAAATAACTGTCAACTGATGTAGATACCTGTCCAGCGATTTTCCCCATTTCAGAGGCCAATACATTAATTTCTTCTATCTTTTTGTTAAAGGCAGCGCTTTCTGGTGTCAGTTTGCTTAGCTCTTTGCTTTTTTTATCCAGTTCTTTTTGGATTTCCACTGATCTTGCTTTCAGCTTGGGAAGTCCAGGTATTGGATCTGTATTTTCTTTCTGTTGTTCTTTTTCAGGTCTTACTGTATCTTTCTGTATTTGTGAAACCGCTTTTTTAATATTAAAATTGGTTTCTTCAATTTCTCTGTTTTTTGCATTTACCAGATAGGCAAAAGCGACTGAAAATAAAACGGGCAGTGCAAAAATTCTTCGCGCATATCCGAACTTGGTTTTTGGTTTTTGTAACATCTTAAGTCTTTTTTTAAGGTTTGAACTTAGAAACGGACTGGTGGCAGGCAACTGTGTTCCGGAAAAGTGGCTTGCTAAAAGCATCTGCGCAAATGCTTTGGTGTCCGAATTTTTAACGGCTTTCTTATCAGCCAGATATTCGTGGATTAAATTAATTTCTTTTTTGATAATATGGAAAAAGGGATTGAACCAGAAAACAGCGGTAATGAATTCGATAAAGATCTTATCAAATGAATGCTTCTGCTCAATATGTACCATCTCATGCTTTAAAATCTGCCTTCCCACTTCTGAGTTCAGCGTGATTGCATTTTTCCAGAAAAGGTTTTTAAAGTATGAAAAGGGTGCTTCGGTGAGGTCGGTACGGTAAAAATTGATCCCGTCAAAACTTTCTTTCTGAAACTGTTTTTTAAATTGCTGGATTTTAAAAATCCCGTATACCAATTTCCCTAGAAAATAGAGAGAAACAAGTCCCAGAGCTGAAAAAATAAGGTTAAAATAAAGGTTACCATTGTTTAAGTTTTTTTCTGTATTAAAATTCTGAATTTTATCAAGAAGTCTGTATAGATCATTATTTACCTCTATCGTAAAATCTTCTACTCTGATGAGTGGTAAAAACAGCGATACCAAAACTGCCGCCAACAGATAAAACCTGTTATAATGATGGAATGTCTTGTCTTTTAAAGACAACTGATAATACAAAAACGTTACACCTGAACATATAATTGTTTTTCCAAAGTATAAAAGTATTGCTTCCATAGGCCTCTAGTCTTTCTTTTTGAGTTCATCCAGTAACATTTCAAGATCTTCTACCGTCATTTCATTTTTTTCTACGAGAAACGAAACGGCACTTTTGTAAGAACCTTTAAAATAGTTTTTCACAAGACTCTTCATGGTTTTCCCGGAATACTGCTCTTTTGAAACCAGTGGAAAATACTCATGCTGTCTTCCGTGTACACGATAATCTACAAATTCTTTGTCCTTTAATACTTTTAAAATGGTGGAGACAGTATTGGTATGGGGTTTGGGTTCAGGAAACAGATCGAGAACATCCTTAAGAAATCCTTTTTCCAGTTTCCACAGATACTGCATTACCTGTTCCTCTGCTTTTGTTAAAGTCTGAATTTTCATATCCTGTACATTTATTCATCTTGTAATAAAGAAACGTTCAATTCTCTATCACTAAGAAATTAGTTATACAAATGTAGAAATAATTTTGACTCAGACAACTATTTTTTTAGTGATAAAACATTATTTAATATTAACTAATTGAAAATCAACACTATAAAATTAATTTAAATATATTAATTTTATAATGGAGAAGAGTCAGCACCCATCTAATCAACAGAAAAAGGATAATTTCAATTGTAAATTCTTAAAACTTGTTAATTTTTATTAAATAAAATTAAAATGAATTTGTTTTAACCGGGAAAATATATTTATTTTAGTGCTTTAAAAATTTCTCATGAAAAGATATAATTTATTGATTGTACTATTACTACTTATTTTTAATGTTACTACAGCGCAAAAGAAAAATTCTCCGGCTGCTGACCTTAGTATATTAAAGGATACAAAATCAAAAATTGAAGCTACAGTACCATTGGTTATCCAACATCTTCAGACCATTGCTACAAAAGAAGGGGACAATAATATTGTTACCAACGGAAAAATTGCAGTGGGTAAAGAATATCGGATTTTAGAATCTGAATGGTATTTATACAGAAACAATATGAAAAACTGTATCCTGAACAATTCTTCCAAGAAAGCTAAAAAGTGCATGGAATACCATACGCAATATCTGAGAAATACACTGATCAACTACAGTAACTATATTTCTAACCTTACAAGAAAGAATGGATATTTAGGAGTAGAAGGTGATACAAAATTTGAATTTAAACCTGCTGAAATAGCTACAAAACTAAGTGAAGCTTACTTCAATGCTAATGATGCTGCAGGAAGAATGAAGGCTGATCAGAAAAGAGAGTTTTTGGGACAAACGATGTCTGATGACAACAAGCTGACTCCATTTGCTCAGCTGGCTCAATAATAAGAACTTACCCCTGAAAATAAAAAAGAGAACTGCAAATGCGGTTCTCTTTTCGTTTAAAGCAAAAAATCTCCGTCGGAAAAAGCAGTTTTGTGGTACTAATCATAAAACTTGGGGAAAAAGTAGAAAATAAGACGGAGATTTTTTTGCAACCTCTTACAGAGTCAATTAGTCCTACCCTTGACCTGTAAGAGTTGTACAAAAATAAAGCTATGCTTTTCTCTCCTAAAAGAATCGCTGTAGAATTAAATAGGAAGAAATGTAGAAATAATTCTACCTGAAAAGAAAAATATTGTCAGAAAAATAAATTTAAAGCCGCACCAGCAGCTTTATAACATCTTTATCAGACATAATTAACACATCATATAATGTCTTATCGTTTCTCCATTCTTTCCTTCCTTCTATTGGCTGTCTACTTCCACCAGTGATAATAGTTATGCAATCCATCATATTCAAATCCACAGCGGGGATATAAAGTATTTCCAATTTCATTGGTCTTTTCAGTTTCAAGCATCAGACCACAAGCCCCTGTTTCTTCACACCACTGCTTACTACGGTCAATTAAAGCTACTGAAAGCCCTTTCCCTCTATAATCGGGATGTACAAACAAGTCGCTTAGCAGCCATTGTTTCTGTAATTTGGTATAGTGAAACAGTTTATAGAGCTGTACAAATCCTATGGCTTTTCCATCTGCTACAGCCAGAAAAATATCTGATTCACTGTTTAGAAATCTTTCTCGAAGAAAAGCCTTTCCTTTTTCAATGTCAGATTCCTGTCTGTAAAAAACACGGTAAAGATCAAACAATACGGCGGTGTCTTCAAGATCCTCAAGGCTTGCTTTTTTAATAGTGTAATTCATCGTTATATTTATTTTGATTAACACCGCAAAAGTAGTCCCAAACTCGGCTGGAGGTATCATCCAGATTAAAGTTATACAGATGGTCCAGAGGATGTTTCCAAACCTCATAAAAAAGATAAAATACCACACGTTTCAGATTTTATATTGGCAGACAACTTTGGAACTTTGCCCCATAAAATAAAGCAATGACAGATATTATCCAAAAAATAAAAGACACGGACTGGCAGCATATAACAGAGGAAATGCATCAGAAAGGTTATGCGGTGATTCCCAATTTAATATCAGATGATGAATGTGAAGATTTAAAGTCAGACTATACCTATGCTCATCTGTATCGTAAAACCGTTGTCATGGCGCGCCACAGGTTTGGTTTAGGAGAATACCGGTATTTCAATTATCCGTTACCGCAACTGATTCAGTTGGTACGAACTCATATTTATCCTTATCTAGCTCCTATTGCCAATTCCTGGTTTAATGCCTTACATATTGATACTTCTTTTCCCCTAGATCATAGGGAGTTTATACAACAATGTCATGCCAACGGTCAGAAGAAAGCCACTCCTTTGATTTTAAAATACGGAAAAGGAGGTTTTAATACTTTGCATCAGGATTTATATGGAGATCTATATTTTCCGATTCAGATTGTTATCATGCTTAGTGAACCTGATCAGGATTTTACAGGTGGAGAATTTGTTCTTACCCAACAGATTCCGAGAGCTCAGTCGAAAGCCATTGTCTTGAAACCTAAAAAGGGAGATGTCCTTATTTTTACTACAAATTTTAAACCGGAAAAAGGGGTGAAAGGATATTACAGAGTCAATACGAAACATGGAGTAAGTGAAGTGACAGAGGGAAGCCGCTACGCCCTGGGAGTTATTTTCCATGATGCTATGAGCTGAGAATTGAGAGAGGAAAGTTGAGAGTTGAACATACTTCATGAAGAATGTGAAAATTTATCAATGGCATATTTTATATAAATTATACATTCAGACTATTTTAATAACCCAATGAATTGGCTGCGGCAAATTTTAAGAAGTACGTATTTTCTCACTCTCAACTTTCTATTTTTAATTTTCAATTTTCAATTATAAAAATATGATACTGCATTCTCAGATAACTGCCCTTAGTTTAAGAAGTAAAATCCGTCACGGAGAAATAGTTTTGGGAGGAAATAAAAAATTAAAAATTTTTGGATTACTAAGCTGTAAGTCAGGAAAAAGAATGAAAAAGGAAAATAGAATTTTCTTTAAAGATGAAAAAGAAGCATGGCAAAATAGCTACCGTCCCTGCGGCCACTGTATGAGAGAAAGATATAAAAAATGGAAAAATAATTTCTCCTTCATTACACCCGATGACTGAGAAACAAAATAGCATTAAAGATTTATTAC
This genomic window from Chryseobacterium sp. MEBOG06 contains:
- a CDS encoding BlaI/MecI/CopY family transcriptional regulator — its product is MKIQTLTKAEEQVMQYLWKLEKGFLKDVLDLFPEPKPHTNTVSTILKVLKDKEFVDYRVHGRQHEYFPLVSKEQYSGKTMKSLVKNYFKGSYKSAVSFLVEKNEMTVEDLEMLLDELKKKD
- a CDS encoding GLPGLI family protein — its product is MKSKILFFMFLGVLANAQINRFFYEYKFIPDSNNKEEVKKEIMLLDIDKNGSTYYSQDKFVADSIGKAELEKQLKAGGGNISVNRREKPGQVSYKVTKQYPDFKTYLFRNISTDKYKIKEDRKPEWKITSEKQKIGEYNAQKAVTSFGGREWTAWFTTDLPFQDGPYVFYGLPGLIVKIEDATGSHSMTLAGNKTIKTPDAEADLQIPDHVKVLGIGGKDIEVTKDQFKKAWKAYVNDPSKNMRELMMKNGGDSNTKVVFKVRTADGKEISDPNQVFRQMEKSTKEALQKDNNPIEPDLVN
- a CDS encoding Ada metal-binding domain-containing protein, which codes for MILHSQITALSLRSKIRHGEIVLGGNKKLKIFGLLSCKSGKRMKKENRIFFKDEKEAWQNSYRPCGHCMRERYKKWKNNFSFITPDD
- a CDS encoding 2OG-Fe(II) oxygenase; the protein is MTDIIQKIKDTDWQHITEEMHQKGYAVIPNLISDDECEDLKSDYTYAHLYRKTVVMARHRFGLGEYRYFNYPLPQLIQLVRTHIYPYLAPIANSWFNALHIDTSFPLDHREFIQQCHANGQKKATPLILKYGKGGFNTLHQDLYGDLYFPIQIVIMLSEPDQDFTGGEFVLTQQIPRAQSKAIVLKPKKGDVLIFTTNFKPEKGVKGYYRVNTKHGVSEVTEGSRYALGVIFHDAMS
- a CDS encoding GNAT family N-acetyltransferase encodes the protein MNYTIKKASLEDLEDTAVLFDLYRVFYRQESDIEKGKAFLRERFLNSESDIFLAVADGKAIGFVQLYKLFHYTKLQKQWLLSDLFVHPDYRGKGLSVALIDRSKQWCEETGACGLMLETEKTNEIGNTLYPRCGFEYDGLHNYYHWWK
- a CDS encoding sugar O-acetyltransferase, with translation MTEKEKCAAGLLYDANYDKQLIQERIACKDLCVEYNGLKNSDAQRRSELLRNILGSTKENLCIEPSFWCDYGYNIEVGENFYANHNLVILDCAKVQFGDNVFIGPNCSFYTAGHPLDAKQRNQGLEYARPITVGDNVWLGGNVVVLPGVSIGKNSVVGAGSVVTKDIPDSVVAVGNPCRVVRDISGENQN
- a CDS encoding M56 family metallopeptidase, coding for MEAILLYFGKTIICSGVTFLYYQLSLKDKTFHHYNRFYLLAAVLVSLFLPLIRVEDFTIEVNNDLYRLLDKIQNFNTEKNLNNGNLYFNLIFSALGLVSLYFLGKLVYGIFKIQQFKKQFQKESFDGINFYRTDLTEAPFSYFKNLFWKNAITLNSEVGRQILKHEMVHIEQKHSFDKIFIEFITAVFWFNPFFHIIKKEINLIHEYLADKKAVKNSDTKAFAQMLLASHFSGTQLPATSPFLSSNLKKRLKMLQKPKTKFGYARRIFALPVLFSVAFAYLVNAKNREIEETNFNIKKAVSQIQKDTVRPEKEQQKENTDPIPGLPKLKARSVEIQKELDKKSKELSKLTPESAAFNKKIEEINVLASEMGKIAGQVSTSVDSYFKSPEWKSQMKALDNMEIEIPDIPELDVDIDSPEASPAPPAAPGAAKAPKTPKVIYFKNNTVQYKDLSRKEKEEVRKALKEAKEAMKEAAKARIEGEKARIESAKASIEGEKAIREREAYRRESAKAKIESDKARKESEAARIESAKAKIEGDKARKESEAYRIEGAKARIESEKMRLKAQKNLKDIHFSRINGSSKVMVMQADFIKKDGNGNIAMNGVKRFNISGGDDMKSKYYIDGREVSKDDINSLNTSDISSVMINNQRKGDAKKSEIRIQTKK
- a CDS encoding GLPGLI family protein; translation: MKKLITITLTLLLGVVMNAQNQRFIYEYKYIIDSTAKDKAETEIMLLDVASKGSKFYSKDSFESDSLMRVVMEKQLQAGNNELDLSSVKFKGKIRYTVEKMYPNYAMNFFNNLSAEEYMVQDVRKQDWKILPDKEKVGGLTTQKAVCDFAGRKWTAWFTSDLPIQDGPYKFYGLPGLIVKLEDVTHSHSFELKGNKKLPAGYEWKSTKNKERYSPLITVNEAKYRKAFKDYRADPMKSERQMIAQGIVIEEIDDSGKTVATSEKGKKDREARQISDIKKDNNIIELDLLR